A genomic region of Candidozyma auris chromosome 5, complete sequence contains the following coding sequences:
- a CDS encoding OPT family small oligopeptide transporter, with the protein MSEKIDLNSSITKGGGRLEAGAHEVHLDAIASNTFSLGGIADNLTTEQKFYVLKRLDFDNLESLEDLPPSAVFMLERVQELDINEAEAILIHFLKEHDGDVNIPIETYDFVERLVKHKQSENSHGIVNLHVNTSDSKTEKGQADIDATRSFETEDAEGSLDLDLKVRTEAAIFAYWSPYPEVRAVTDPFDDPDIPCETFRVYVIGIIWVVLGTIIGEFFTERQPSISLGSAAVQLFVYPSGKLLEYVLPKKTINIWRWKIDLNPGPWSHKEQMLATLCYSVSGGAVYATYFINLQKLDIFYNNLKFTIGAQFLIVLASNFMGFGLAGIFRKFVVYPVFSIWPTILPTLAVNRSLVQPEKRENIHGWRISRYAFFLTVFAASFIYFWIPDYLFTALSTFNWISWAAPKSLNVATLTGSQTGLGLNPITTFDWNNILGSPLALPFFTQVNNYIGMLIGFFAIVGLWWTNYKWTAYLPINSNSIFTNTGKRYSVTSVLNSEGKLDQDKYERVGPPFYSAANLVAYGAFFAVYPMNFFYVVFSHWRQLKFALVGIGKSFNFKVKRSTYEGFDDPFSVSMKKYPEVPEWWFVIILLISLVFSIVNVEVYDLQTPVWTIFFALALNLVFLLPFCIVYAATGTSMSINVLLEMIIGYALPGNGTALNFVKTLGTNIDSQAENYITNQKQAHYWRIPPRSLFRVQMVSVLINSLLAVGILNLAISSISDYCHPRQPQKFTCPGTTTFYSASVIWGVIGPKKIFGGLYPVMQYTFLIGFLVTIPCWALKRYYGKTVIGKYLHPVVITSGMIGYAPYNLSYYTPAL; encoded by the coding sequence ATGTCTGAAAAAATAGACCTTAACTCAAGTATCACTAAAGGTGGTGGAAGGCTTGAGGCTGGCGCACATGAAGTACACCTTGATGCTATTGCTTCTAATACCTTCTCACTTGGTGGAATTGCCGATAACCTCACTACAGAGCAAAAGTTTTACGTTCTCAAGAGATTGGACTTTGATAATCTCGAGTCGTTGGAGGACTTGCCTCCTTCAGCCGTTTTTATGTTGgaaagagttcaagaactAGACATAAATGAGGCGGAGGCAATCCTTATTcatttcttgaaggaaCACGATGGCGATGTCAATATTCCCATCGAAACCTATGACTTCGTGGAACGTCTCGTTAAGCATAAGCAATCAGAGAATCTGCATGGAATTGTGAACTTACACGTCAACACCTCAGATAGCAAAACTGAAAAGGGTCAAGCTGACATCGATGCTACAAGATCTTTTGAGACAGAGGATGCAGAGGGTAGCCTCGATTTAGATTTGAAAGTGAGAACAGAGGCTGCAATCTTTGCTTACTGGTCACCATACCCAGAGGTCAGGGCAGTCACAGATCCATTTGATGACCCTGATATACCTTGTGAAACATTTAGAGTTTACGTCATTGGTATTATTTGGGTGGTTCTCGGAACAATTATTGGTGAATTCTTCACTGAGAGGCAACCAAGTATCTCGTTGGGCTCCGCCGCAGTGCAGCTTTTTGTTTATCCATCTGGCAAGCTACTTGAATATGTGCTCCCTAAGAAGACAATCAACATATGGAGATGGAAGATTGATCTTAATCCGGGTCCTTGGAGCCACAAAGAACAAATGCTTGCAACTTTGTGCTACAGTGTGAGTGGTGGAGCAGTTTATGCTACATACTTTATTAATCTCCAAAAGTTGGATATTTTTTACAACAATTTGAAGTTTACCATAGGAGCGCAATTCCTTATCGTCCTTGCATCGAACTTCATGGGCTTTGGTCTTGCTGGGATCTTTCGCAAGTTCGTGGTTTATCCAGTTTTTTCGATATGGCCAACAATCCTTCCAACGCTCGCTGTGAATAGGTCTTTAGTGCAGCCTGAAAAAAGGGAAAATATACACGGATGGAGAATTTCGAGGTATGCATTTTTCTTGACTGTCTTTGCCGCTTCATTCATATACTTCTGGATACCAGACTACTTGTTCACTGCACTTTCTACATTTAATTGGATTTCATGGGCGGCTCCTAAAAGTCTTAATGTTGCAACATTAACTGGGTCGCAAACAGGCTTGGGCCTCAATCCCATCACAACCTTTGATTGGAACAACATTCTAGGCTCTCCATTAGCCTTGCCATTCTTCACTCAAGTGAACAACTATATTGGGATGCTTATTGGTTTTTTCGCAATAGTTGGTCTTTGGTGGACGAACTATAAGTGGACTGCTTACTTGCCCATCAACTCCAATAGCATTTTCACAAACACTGGGAAACGCTACTCTGTAACGTCTGTCTTGAACAGTGAAGGAAAGCTTGACCAGGACAAATACGAAAGAGTGGGACCTCCATTCTATTCTGCTGCAAACTTAGTCGCATACGGCGCTTTTTTTGCAGTGTATCCCATGAACTTTTTCTATGTTGTATTTTCCCATTGGAGGCAACTTAAGTTCGCCCTTGTGGGCATTGGcaaatccttcaattttAAGGTCAAACGATCAACATACGAAGGTTTCGATGATCCTTTCTCCGTCTCGATGAAAAAATATCCCGAAGTACCTGAGTGGTGGTTCGTTATCATTTTGCTTATTAGTCTTGTATTCTCCATCGTCAATGTTGAAGTATACGATTTGCAAACCCCCGTGTGGaccatcttctttgcaCTCGCGTTGAACTTGGTATTCTTGTTGCCATTTTGCATTGTTTACGCAGCAACAGGGACTTCTATGTCAATTAATGTGCTTTTGGAGATGATTATTGGCTATGCGCTTCCAGGCAATGGCACAGCTTTGAATTTCGTGAAGACTCTAGGGACGAACATTGATAGCCAAGCGGAGAATTATATCACAAATCAGAAACAAGCACATTACTGGAGAATCCCCCCAAGATCGCTTTTCAGAGTCCAAATGGTTTCTGTCTTGATTAACAGTCTTCTTGCGGTTGGAATCTTAAATCTTGCGATCAGCTCTATTTCAGACTATTGTCATCCCCGCCAACCACAAAAGTTCACTTGCCCTGGAACCACAACATTCTACTCCGCCTCGGTAATCTGGGGAGTCATTGGACCGAAGAAGATTTTTGGAGGTCTTTATCCTGTGATGCAATAcaccttcttgattggATTTCTTGTCACAATTCCATGTTGGGCCTTGAAGAGGTACTATGGAAAAACTGTCATTGGAAAGTACTTGCATCCTGTTGTGATCACTCTGGGGATGATAGGCTACGCTCCTTACAATTTGAGTTACTACACTCCTGCCCTATAA